In Limosilactobacillus sp. WILCCON 0051, a single window of DNA contains:
- a CDS encoding glutamate--cysteine ligase has translation MFSKIGQIIFDNEAVLEASDFKMGLEIEMQRVDETGHLSQEPYPDTIGDEKVNPWITNDFLETMSEIVTPPADNATDAMHYLYSINTVLRTALAPGELLWPLSMPPILPKDRAKIQIAHAGPEKEAYFKEWLKHHSISEGAPSGAHINMSINDDLVELVYQQLPQRFENKVAAQNYLYQIIVQGFMRYRWFLTYLFGASPIAEANFFENGEQPLKRPVRSIRQSQKYGFENKFPGDYSSVENYAKKVMNAVKAGKLQSAAEFHGQVRFKGNSDLNKMVKEGVDYIELRMLDLDPTSSVGIRTGTLRFIRLLAGYFIMSPSLKESEAGRVIARADEMNEHVALEDPTAPCEYAPTAKALIRHLQLFVNQIQAGPEYQEILDDLEYRVNHPETTPSGQLVEKIKNNSLVDYALHQARKYQDGAIQALRPFRGFEENNGNLSANELASDLFGGTWRLNKPE, from the coding sequence ATGTTTAGCAAGATTGGACAGATTATATTTGACAATGAGGCCGTTTTAGAGGCATCCGACTTTAAGATGGGGCTGGAGATCGAGATGCAGCGAGTGGATGAAACCGGTCATCTGAGTCAAGAGCCATATCCTGACACGATTGGCGATGAAAAGGTCAATCCATGGATCACCAATGATTTTTTGGAAACCATGTCAGAGATCGTAACGCCCCCAGCTGACAATGCTACTGATGCAATGCATTATCTGTACAGCATCAATACCGTTTTAAGAACCGCGCTGGCACCAGGCGAGCTGCTCTGGCCATTATCGATGCCGCCGATTTTGCCTAAGGATCGTGCCAAGATTCAAATCGCACATGCTGGTCCCGAAAAAGAAGCCTACTTTAAAGAATGGCTCAAGCACCACAGCATTTCAGAAGGGGCTCCATCTGGCGCGCATATCAACATGAGTATCAATGATGATCTGGTGGAGTTGGTCTATCAACAGTTGCCGCAGCGTTTTGAAAACAAGGTCGCTGCCCAGAACTATCTTTATCAGATCATCGTTCAAGGATTTATGCGCTATCGCTGGTTTTTGACTTATTTATTTGGCGCTAGTCCGATTGCTGAGGCCAACTTTTTTGAAAATGGCGAACAGCCGTTAAAGCGTCCCGTCCGCAGCATTCGTCAAAGCCAAAAGTATGGTTTTGAAAACAAATTCCCCGGCGACTATTCTTCAGTTGAAAACTATGCCAAGAAGGTCATGAACGCGGTTAAGGCTGGCAAGCTGCAGTCAGCGGCTGAATTTCATGGGCAGGTTCGCTTTAAGGGCAACAGCGATTTAAACAAGATGGTCAAAGAAGGCGTTGACTACATCGAACTGCGCATGCTGGATCTGGATCCGACCAGTTCCGTGGGGATTCGGACGGGAACTTTGCGCTTTATTCGCTTGCTGGCCGGCTACTTCATCATGAGCCCATCATTAAAGGAGAGCGAGGCTGGTCGCGTGATTGCCCGTGCCGATGAGATGAATGAGCACGTGGCCTTGGAGGATCCGACCGCGCCGTGTGAGTATGCACCAACTGCCAAGGCTTTGATTCGTCACCTGCAGCTGTTCGTCAATCAGATTCAAGCCGGACCCGAGTATCAAGAAATCCTGGATGATCTGGAATATCGGGTCAACCATCCCGAAACGACGCCAAGCGGTCAGCTGGTCGAGAAGATCAAAAACAATTCCTTGGTTGACTATGCGCTGCACCAAGCACGTAAATATCAGGATGGCGCAATTCAAGCACTGCGGCCATTCCGCGGATTTGAGGAAAACAACGGCAATCTCAGTGCCAATGAGTTGGCTTCCGATCTTTTTGGCGGTACCTGGCGCCTAAACAAGCCTGAATAA
- a CDS encoding DUF438 domain-containing protein: MTEPHNLHQRQQQLVKILTFLSNGGNFDQAKQLFDQEFANVDVAEITAAERELIANGLDPREIQKLCNVHVALFKDAIAPGKPTAAFDTPGHPVYTLKLENKIIDSLINDELLPCLKKWQQDGSENEYLKRMQQALKDLMTIDRHYARKENTLFPLMDKYGITAPPKVMWGVDDDIRGYIKKACQLVDQQPLPDKYVIEAAVEKAAQEVLAMIVKEEDIMLPMLAEVATPADWARVRADEDSIGYTLISPPINWQPTEQELADAANKPTNSALGQQFNEIAKQLAATDAQVNQITQPNHQEPAANLPVDPQARIDLATGQLSPEELIAIFKLLPVDLTFVDATDQVRWYSDIPDRIFPRTKSVIGRSVYNCHPPKAQPKVKKILTSFHEGASDREEFWFSLHGERFIHLEYIAVRREDGTYLGCLEVGQDATYLRSLKDEKRR; encoded by the coding sequence ATGACTGAACCGCATAATCTCCATCAGCGTCAGCAGCAGCTGGTCAAGATTCTGACTTTTTTAAGCAATGGTGGCAATTTTGATCAGGCCAAGCAGTTATTTGATCAAGAATTTGCCAACGTTGACGTAGCTGAGATTACGGCAGCCGAAAGAGAGCTGATTGCCAATGGTCTGGACCCACGTGAGATTCAAAAATTATGCAACGTGCATGTAGCACTGTTTAAGGATGCCATTGCGCCGGGCAAGCCAACCGCTGCTTTTGATACTCCTGGACATCCCGTCTACACACTGAAACTGGAGAACAAGATCATTGACTCTTTAATCAATGACGAACTGCTGCCCTGTCTTAAAAAGTGGCAGCAAGATGGCAGTGAGAACGAATATCTCAAGCGAATGCAACAGGCCCTAAAAGATCTGATGACCATCGATCGGCATTATGCCAGAAAAGAAAATACCTTGTTTCCACTAATGGATAAATATGGCATTACGGCACCGCCCAAGGTCATGTGGGGCGTTGACGACGACATTCGCGGCTATATCAAAAAAGCCTGTCAGCTGGTCGATCAGCAGCCGTTGCCCGACAAATATGTCATTGAGGCAGCCGTAGAAAAAGCCGCTCAGGAAGTCTTGGCAATGATCGTTAAAGAAGAAGACATCATGCTGCCAATGCTTGCTGAGGTTGCCACGCCTGCTGACTGGGCCCGCGTACGAGCAGATGAGGATTCGATCGGCTATACGCTGATCTCACCGCCAATCAATTGGCAGCCTACCGAACAGGAGCTTGCTGATGCGGCAAACAAGCCCACCAACTCCGCACTGGGCCAGCAGTTTAATGAAATCGCCAAACAACTGGCCGCCACTGACGCGCAGGTTAACCAAATCACTCAGCCAAATCATCAAGAACCAGCAGCTAACTTGCCAGTTGATCCGCAAGCCAGAATCGATCTGGCAACCGGTCAGCTGAGTCCGGAAGAATTGATCGCAATCTTTAAGCTGCTTCCAGTTGATCTGACCTTTGTCGACGCGACTGATCAGGTCCGCTGGTATTCAGATATTCCTGATCGCATCTTTCCGCGGACCAAGAGCGTGATTGGGCGATCCGTCTACAACTGCCATCCGCCCAAGGCCCAGCCTAAGGTTAAGAAAATTCTTACCAGTTTTCATGAGGGGGCCAGTGATCGCGAAGAGTTTTGGTTTAGTCTGCATGGTGAGCGTTTTATCCATCTGGAATACATTGCCGTTCGTCGTGAAGATGGCACTTATCTGGGCTGTCTGGAGGTTGGGCAAGACGCGACTTATCTGCGCAGCCTCAAAGATGAGAAGCGCCGTTAA
- a CDS encoding DUF1858 domain-containing protein, with product MTIKTVDFSRPVHDLAQQDPDFIAIMVEAGFDKIKIPGMLDTVGRFVNINRGCLAMNIDKHLVIDTFKRHGYEVINHD from the coding sequence ATGACCATCAAAACCGTTGACTTTAGCCGACCAGTACACGATCTGGCCCAACAGGATCCTGATTTTATCGCTATCATGGTCGAAGCCGGCTTTGATAAAATCAAGATTCCTGGGATGCTTGACACGGTTGGCCGTTTCGTCAATATCAATCGGGGCTGTCTAGCGATGAATATTGATAAGCACCTTGTAATCGACACTTTTAAACGACATGGGTATGAGGTGATTAACCATGACTGA
- a CDS encoding asparaginase: MKNIVIIATGGTIAGSGEAGRTTEYRAGTVAVADILKSVPQLGKLANIEMISLMSVDSNEMDEQKWLQLREVINRQAARDDVDGIVVTHGTDTIEETAYFLNLTVNTAKPVVLTGAMRPATATSADGPFNIYQAVALAADDQTYDCGVVCLFSSTIYSARDIAKINNYKIDAFSSLNDHAALGYMRDAEVFITSRPVSKHTIHSRFSKLEYSTLPKVGVAVYYAGAPAEVLELLGQDCDGLVVIGTGSGNYSQAWRQKLDALAEQGVVVVRSSRVSNSIVFDEPIFDPHDHFIGVNTLTSYKARILLMLCLTQTNDIAAIRQTFFKY; encoded by the coding sequence TTGAAGAATATCGTGATTATTGCAACTGGTGGTACGATTGCCGGCAGTGGTGAAGCTGGCCGGACTACTGAATATCGGGCAGGAACGGTAGCGGTGGCTGATATCTTAAAGAGCGTGCCCCAACTGGGAAAATTGGCCAACATTGAAATGATTTCTTTAATGAGCGTTGATTCCAATGAAATGGACGAGCAGAAATGGCTGCAGCTGCGCGAGGTTATCAATCGGCAGGCCGCTCGTGATGATGTAGATGGCATCGTGGTTACGCATGGCACCGATACGATTGAAGAAACGGCCTATTTTTTAAACTTAACGGTCAATACTGCCAAGCCAGTCGTTTTGACGGGAGCAATGCGGCCGGCAACTGCTACTAGCGCTGATGGTCCCTTCAACATCTACCAAGCCGTTGCGCTGGCAGCAGATGATCAGACCTATGACTGCGGCGTGGTCTGTCTGTTTTCCAGTACGATCTACTCAGCGCGCGATATTGCCAAGATCAACAACTATAAAATTGATGCCTTCAGCAGTCTGAATGATCATGCCGCACTAGGATACATGCGTGACGCTGAGGTCTTTATTACCAGTCGGCCAGTATCAAAACACACGATTCACTCCAGGTTTTCAAAGCTTGAATATTCAACATTGCCCAAAGTTGGCGTGGCGGTCTATTACGCAGGGGCCCCGGCTGAGGTTTTAGAACTACTGGGACAAGACTGCGATGGATTGGTAGTAATTGGAACCGGGAGCGGCAACTATTCTCAAGCCTGGCGCCAGAAACTGGATGCGTTGGCTGAACAGGGCGTGGTTGTCGTGCGCAGCTCACGGGTATCAAATTCAATCGTTTTTGACGAACCGATTTTTGACCCGCATGATCACTTTATTGGAGTCAATACCCTCACCTCTTATAAAGCCAGAATTCTGCTGATGCTTTGTCTGACCCAGACTAACGACATTGCTGCGATTCGGCAGACCTTTTTTAAATACTGA
- a CDS encoding anthranilate synthase component I family protein — protein sequence MQPEINKIKEIMQTHEYQRIPVYQEMLADQITPVAAMQRLCAHSQHCYLLESASQDGSRGRYSFLGYHPQMEITCQKGLMTIRQKYAGGEKSNVFSVKHPGDTLRKIIKNYHSPVMKELPPFTGGLVGYFAYDYLRYSEPKLNLAGDGSFKDLDLMLFNDVIAFDHYQQKIYLISGVMTDDFENSYQQAQTNINQMKDDLASAVKKEFPPLQLKTPLTPRFDLDEYCQKVERAKRYIHEGDIFQMILSNPLQAQASGSLFDTYRILRASNPSPYMFYFASDDLELAGASPETLARVNGRELSTFPLAGTSRRGRTPAEDQAMAKELQTNKKELAEHNMLVDLGRNDLGKVSKIGTVHLEKYLQIQYFSQVMHLGSTIKSQLNPDHDAIDVVDAVLPAGTLSGAPKFRACQIIEELEQDQRGVYGGGIGYLDFAGNLDICIAIRFVSKQGDQLGIRSGAGIVADSVPRQEFKECQNKARAVKLAVLAAEGGLEN from the coding sequence ATGCAGCCAGAAATCAATAAAATCAAAGAAATCATGCAGACCCATGAATATCAGCGAATCCCCGTCTATCAAGAAATGCTTGCTGATCAGATTACACCGGTCGCGGCCATGCAGCGGCTATGCGCCCACAGTCAGCATTGCTATCTGCTGGAAAGCGCCAGTCAGGATGGCAGTCGTGGCCGCTACTCGTTTCTAGGCTACCATCCCCAAATGGAAATCACCTGTCAAAAAGGCTTGATGACCATCAGACAAAAATATGCTGGCGGGGAGAAATCCAATGTTTTTTCAGTCAAACATCCTGGCGACACGCTAAGAAAGATCATCAAAAACTATCACAGTCCCGTTATGAAAGAACTGCCACCATTTACTGGCGGTTTGGTCGGCTACTTTGCCTACGACTATCTGAGATACAGCGAACCCAAGCTGAATCTTGCAGGCGATGGCAGCTTTAAAGATCTGGACCTGATGTTGTTTAACGATGTGATTGCTTTTGATCATTATCAGCAGAAAATCTATTTGATCAGCGGTGTCATGACCGATGATTTTGAAAATTCATACCAACAAGCACAGACCAATATCAACCAGATGAAAGACGACCTGGCCAGTGCCGTCAAAAAGGAGTTTCCCCCTCTGCAGCTGAAAACGCCGCTGACGCCCAGATTTGATCTTGATGAGTATTGCCAGAAAGTCGAACGCGCCAAACGCTATATTCATGAAGGCGATATTTTTCAGATGATTCTTTCCAATCCACTGCAGGCTCAAGCATCTGGCAGTCTGTTTGACACCTATCGCATTTTGCGTGCCAGCAATCCCTCCCCTTATATGTTCTACTTTGCCAGTGATGATCTGGAATTGGCCGGCGCCTCGCCTGAAACGCTGGCTCGGGTAAATGGCCGTGAGCTGAGCACGTTTCCATTGGCTGGCACGAGCCGCCGCGGCCGCACACCAGCTGAGGATCAGGCCATGGCTAAAGAGCTGCAGACCAACAAAAAGGAACTGGCTGAGCACAACATGCTGGTTGACTTGGGACGCAACGACTTAGGCAAGGTCTCGAAAATTGGCACCGTTCATCTGGAAAAATACCTGCAGATTCAATATTTCTCTCAAGTCATGCATCTGGGGTCCACCATCAAAAGCCAGCTTAACCCTGATCATGACGCGATTGACGTGGTAGATGCCGTGCTGCCGGCAGGGACGCTTTCCGGAGCACCTAAATTCCGTGCTTGTCAGATTATTGAAGAACTGGAGCAGGATCAGCGGGGCGTTTATGGCGGCGGGATCGGCTATCTGGATTTTGCCGGCAATCTGGATATCTGCATTGCAATTCGTTTCGTATCCAAACAAGGCGATCAGCTTGGCATTCGATCGGGCGCGGGGATCGTTGCCGACTCGGTTCCGCGCCAGGAATTCAAGGAATGCCAAAATAAGGCCCGCGCCGTTAAACTGGCCGTCTTGGCAGCTGAAGGAGGTTTAGAAAATTGA
- the trpB gene encoding tryptophan synthase subunit beta → MTKGRFGEFGGQYISETLMNAVIELENAYRHYQNDPAFQQELTKLLNEYAGRPSMLYYAKHMTEDLGGAKIYLKREDLNHTGAHKINNVLGQCLLAKKMGKTRVIAETGAGQHGVATATVAALMGMECEIYMGKVDCERQALNVYRMKLLGAKVHAVESGTGTLKDAVSETMREWTRRIDDTHYVLGSAMGPYPFPTIVRDFQAVISKESRQQILEDEGRLPDAVIACVGGGSNAIGSFYNFINDPSVQLIGCEAAGKGIDTPKTAATLAVGTRGIFHGMKSYFCQDKFGQIAPVYSISAGLDYPGVGPEHAMLRDNGRAQYVPITDDEAVDAFEYLSRTEGIIPAIESAHAVAYAMKLAPKMNPDQIIIVTLSGRGDKDVAAIARYRGEKIYD, encoded by the coding sequence ATGACAAAAGGAAGATTTGGCGAATTTGGTGGTCAATATATCTCTGAAACCTTAATGAACGCGGTAATTGAGCTTGAAAATGCCTACCGCCACTATCAAAACGATCCCGCGTTCCAACAAGAGCTCACCAAGCTGCTCAATGAATATGCCGGCCGCCCTTCAATGCTCTACTATGCCAAACATATGACAGAAGATCTGGGAGGCGCCAAGATCTATTTGAAGCGCGAAGACCTCAATCATACTGGCGCTCACAAGATCAACAACGTGCTTGGCCAGTGTCTGCTGGCTAAGAAAATGGGCAAGACCCGTGTAATTGCCGAAACCGGTGCCGGCCAGCATGGGGTTGCTACCGCGACGGTTGCGGCATTGATGGGGATGGAATGCGAGATCTACATGGGCAAGGTCGACTGTGAGCGCCAGGCTTTAAACGTTTACCGTATGAAACTGCTGGGGGCTAAGGTTCATGCCGTTGAGTCCGGTACCGGTACGCTGAAGGACGCGGTTTCCGAAACGATGCGCGAATGGACCAGAAGAATTGACGATACGCACTATGTCTTGGGTTCAGCCATGGGACCATATCCTTTCCCAACGATCGTGCGTGATTTTCAAGCCGTAATCTCTAAGGAAAGCCGTCAGCAGATTCTTGAAGACGAGGGCCGCCTGCCGGATGCCGTAATTGCCTGTGTCGGCGGCGGTTCCAACGCGATTGGCAGCTTCTACAACTTTATCAATGATCCATCCGTCCAGCTGATTGGCTGTGAAGCGGCTGGCAAGGGAATTGATACGCCAAAGACAGCGGCCACGCTGGCAGTTGGTACGCGTGGTATTTTTCATGGTATGAAGTCATATTTCTGCCAAGACAAATTTGGTCAGATTGCCCCTGTCTACTCCATCTCAGCTGGACTGGATTACCCAGGCGTTGGTCCCGAACATGCCATGCTGCGGGATAATGGCCGGGCGCAATACGTTCCGATCACTGATGATGAAGCCGTTGATGCATTTGAGTATCTGTCCCGCACTGAAGGCATCATCCCGGCTATCGAAAGCGCGCATGCCGTTGCCTATGCGATGAAGCTTGCGCCTAAGATGAATCCTGACCAGATCATCATCGTCACGCTTTCTGGCCGTGGCGATAAAGACGTTGCTGCAATTGCCCGTTATCGAGGAGAGAAGATCTATGACTAA
- the trpC gene encoding indole-3-glycerol phosphate synthase TrpC: MSILDELAAKARQRVVAADQKRPLADVAQAARLLAQTSPVPSFYQALQNTSLAYICEVKRASPSKGMIAPDFPYRQIALDYQNAGAAAISCLTEPFYFKGKNQYLQEIAQTVTIPVLRKDFIVDPYMIYEARRLGAAAILLIAGLLSVEQLAEYRQLAESLGMDALVEAHNESELQRALKSGARIVGVNNRNLNDFTVDPHTSVQLRGLVPDNVLFVSESGIKNAAAIQELKDNRVNGVLIGETLMRSPDKARMLQKLNGGPLVEPSLRGVD, from the coding sequence ATGAGCATTTTAGATGAATTGGCTGCCAAGGCCAGACAGCGAGTAGTTGCCGCTGATCAGAAGCGTCCCCTGGCTGATGTCGCCCAGGCAGCGCGGCTTTTAGCTCAGACTTCACCGGTTCCCTCTTTTTATCAGGCACTGCAGAATACCAGCCTGGCCTATATCTGCGAAGTCAAACGCGCCTCGCCTTCTAAGGGGATGATCGCGCCAGATTTCCCCTACCGCCAGATCGCGCTTGACTATCAAAACGCGGGGGCAGCAGCGATTTCCTGTCTGACGGAACCATTTTATTTCAAGGGTAAGAATCAATATCTGCAAGAGATTGCTCAGACAGTAACGATTCCCGTGCTGCGTAAGGATTTTATCGTTGATCCCTATATGATCTATGAGGCAAGACGATTGGGCGCGGCGGCGATTCTGCTGATTGCGGGTCTGCTTTCCGTTGAGCAGCTGGCTGAATATCGACAACTGGCAGAAAGTCTTGGCATGGATGCGTTGGTTGAAGCACATAACGAATCAGAACTGCAACGGGCTCTCAAAAGCGGCGCGCGGATTGTCGGCGTCAACAATCGCAATCTGAACGACTTTACGGTTGATCCCCACACCAGTGTTCAATTGCGCGGGCTGGTTCCTGATAACGTTTTATTCGTTTCTGAAAGCGGCATTAAAAACGCGGCGGCCATTCAAGAACTGAAGGACAATCGCGTCAACGGCGTCCTAATCGGCGAGACTTTGATGCGCAGTCCTGATAAGGCGCGGATGCTGCAAAAGCTCAATGGCGGTCCCCTCGTTGAGCCATCACTGAGAGGAGTTGATTGA
- the trpD gene encoding anthranilate phosphoribosyltransferase, giving the protein MIEQAIKKLVNQEDLTYSQARQVMDELMSGQASAVQTASYLTALAMKGETVAEITASAEGMRAAGTKIHPDRPVVEIVGTGGDHSNSFNISTTASLIVAAAGVPVAKHGNRAASSKSGAADCLEALGVKIDLAPQQNEQVLKNTNICFLFAKRYHSAMRFVGPVRKELGIRTIFNILGPLTSPASASCQVMGVFDEKLVQPLAHVLHQLGVDRGMVVFGQDGLDEISLSAPTTVCEINGDQFTNYVIKPADFGYSFCTSADLIGGTPEENAAITRAILDGQEQGPKRQAVCLNAGAALYIAGAAPDLKAGVKLAEQTIDCGAAAQKLQQFITITNQEALA; this is encoded by the coding sequence ATGATTGAACAGGCAATTAAAAAATTAGTCAACCAAGAAGATCTCACCTACAGTCAAGCTCGGCAGGTAATGGACGAGCTGATGAGCGGTCAAGCGTCAGCCGTGCAGACCGCCAGCTATCTGACAGCGCTGGCAATGAAAGGCGAAACGGTTGCGGAGATCACGGCTTCAGCAGAAGGAATGCGCGCAGCCGGTACCAAGATTCATCCCGACCGCCCCGTTGTTGAGATCGTTGGAACTGGCGGTGATCACTCTAATTCATTCAACATCTCAACGACGGCATCATTGATCGTTGCCGCGGCAGGCGTCCCGGTTGCCAAACACGGCAATCGCGCCGCCTCTTCAAAATCCGGCGCGGCCGATTGTCTGGAAGCGTTGGGCGTCAAGATTGATCTGGCGCCTCAGCAAAATGAGCAGGTACTTAAAAACACCAATATCTGTTTTCTGTTTGCCAAGCGCTATCACAGTGCCATGCGTTTTGTCGGTCCAGTTCGCAAAGAGCTTGGCATCCGCACGATCTTTAACATTCTAGGGCCGCTGACCAGTCCTGCCAGTGCCAGCTGCCAGGTCATGGGCGTTTTTGATGAAAAGCTGGTTCAACCGCTGGCCCACGTTTTGCATCAGCTGGGCGTTGATCGCGGCATGGTCGTATTTGGTCAGGATGGACTCGATGAAATCTCGCTGAGCGCGCCGACAACCGTCTGTGAGATCAATGGCGATCAATTTACTAATTATGTGATCAAGCCGGCTGATTTTGGCTATTCATTCTGTACATCTGCTGATCTGATCGGTGGTACGCCTGAAGAAAACGCGGCGATCACGCGTGCCATTTTAGATGGTCAAGAACAAGGACCTAAACGCCAAGCCGTCTGTCTGAATGCCGGGGCCGCGTTGTATATTGCTGGCGCAGCGCCTGATCTCAAAGCAGGCGTCAAGCTGGCGGAACAAACGATTGACTGTGGCGCGGCTGCTCAAAAGCTCCAGCAGTTTATTACTATAACCAATCAGGAGGCGTTGGCATGA
- a CDS encoding metal-sulfur cluster assembly factor: protein MTPVEQQVWDALTAVIDPELNVSIVDLGLIYEVEVDEQGCCRIKMSLTTPGCPLSSFLQNDIEKAAQNVPGIRDARVQLVWYPVWSIARMSPKARRQLGIGGSLHDHQNR, encoded by the coding sequence ATGACCCCAGTTGAACAACAAGTATGGGACGCGCTCACTGCTGTAATCGATCCTGAGCTTAACGTCAGCATTGTTGATCTAGGCCTGATATATGAAGTTGAAGTCGATGAACAGGGCTGTTGCCGCATTAAGATGAGTTTAACGACACCTGGCTGTCCGCTAAGCAGTTTTTTACAAAATGACATCGAAAAAGCCGCTCAAAACGTGCCCGGTATTCGTGATGCCCGCGTCCAGCTGGTCTGGTATCCAGTCTGGAGTATTGCCAGAATGTCGCCCAAAGCACGCCGTCAGTTAGGAATTGGAGGTAGCCTGCATGACCATCAAAACCGTTGA
- a CDS encoding aminodeoxychorismate/anthranilate synthase component II, translating to MILLIDNYDSFTYNLYHLIGKVDPHVKVIRNDEKDIQEIAAMHPQAIVLSPGPGRPADAGICLAVIRYFTGKIPILGVCLGHQAICEALGGRITYAKQLMHGKKEPIRQLSASRLLKGLPPTFKAARYHSLVADAAALPPDLKVTAVSDDENQEVMAVEHVTAPLFGVQFHPESVMTTDGLQIIKNFLEVVNHD from the coding sequence TTGATTCTTTTAATCGATAACTACGACAGTTTTACCTATAATCTCTACCATTTAATTGGCAAGGTCGATCCACACGTTAAAGTCATCCGCAATGATGAAAAAGACATTCAGGAGATCGCGGCCATGCATCCTCAGGCGATCGTTCTTTCACCAGGACCTGGCCGGCCAGCAGATGCCGGTATCTGCTTAGCCGTGATTCGTTATTTTACCGGCAAGATTCCGATTTTGGGCGTCTGTCTGGGACACCAGGCGATCTGTGAGGCACTGGGCGGCCGGATTACCTATGCCAAGCAGCTGATGCATGGCAAAAAAGAGCCCATCCGTCAACTGTCAGCAAGCCGATTGCTAAAGGGACTTCCCCCAACCTTTAAGGCGGCCCGCTATCATTCATTGGTCGCCGATGCAGCTGCTCTGCCGCCTGATCTAAAGGTTACGGCGGTATCTGATGATGAAAATCAAGAAGTCATGGCCGTAGAACACGTCACCGCACCGCTTTTTGGCGTTCAGTTTCACCCTGAGTCCGTTATGACGACTGACGGACTGCAGATAATCAAAAATTTTTTGGAGGTAGTAAATCATGATTGA
- a CDS encoding phosphoribosylanthranilate isomerase: MAGCQIKICGLKRSADIAMVNRYRPDLAGFIVDFPRSHRSITEEQLRSLTSQLDPGIRSVGVFVDAPAEKIIQLLNDGVIDMAQLHGRETDADVRRIQQATHRPVIRAYLIHERQDLIAALNSPADLILLDQGLGSGQPFDWQLVSDVAIKRPFILAGGLNANNLDQAIETLRPNAVDLSSSVETQGIKDPVKVKKAIAIVRRHNLNF; this comes from the coding sequence TTGGCTGGATGTCAAATCAAGATATGCGGTCTGAAACGATCGGCAGACATTGCAATGGTTAACCGCTATCGCCCTGATCTGGCTGGTTTTATCGTTGACTTTCCGCGCAGTCATCGTTCCATAACTGAAGAGCAGCTGCGATCGCTGACGAGTCAATTGGATCCCGGCATCAGATCAGTTGGCGTATTTGTCGACGCGCCGGCGGAAAAAATTATCCAGCTGCTTAATGATGGCGTTATCGACATGGCCCAGCTGCATGGTCGCGAAACTGATGCCGATGTGCGCAGAATTCAACAAGCTACGCACCGCCCAGTGATCCGCGCCTATCTGATTCACGAGCGCCAAGACTTGATCGCGGCACTGAACTCGCCAGCCGATTTGATATTGCTTGATCAGGGGCTTGGCAGCGGCCAGCCGTTTGACTGGCAGCTGGTCAGCGACGTTGCAATCAAGCGGCCGTTTATTCTGGCAGGCGGATTGAATGCTAATAATCTGGATCAGGCGATTGAAACGCTGCGTCCAAATGCCGTCGATCTCAGCAGCAGTGTTGAAACGCAAGGCATTAAGGACCCAGTCAAGGTTAAAAAAGCAATTGCGATCGTCAGAAGACATAACTTGAATTTTTAA